The genomic interval TATCGAAAGCCCATTAGACAAAGCCAAGTAGACAAAGTGTTATCTAtcatacaacaaaaaatacattgtcGATGATAGTTTGAATTTATTCAAACTTATGGTTTGAAGCAAAAGTTGATCTGCTAACGTTGAAGTTATAGAATGGTTTTGAACTCTTATcttcttttattgttaaatgtgtgatttttctaacgaatttatatttatttatcattttttattgctatatgaaaattacttttcttaaagttgtctattaatatttttaaaaaattttatctatttattctgtatttttataaaaatgcttttaaactcTTAGGAGCCATTCTTGTAGAGAAACCAAATATAAAATGGTCTGATGTTGCTGGCTTAGAAGGTGCAAAAGAAGCCTTAAAAGAAGCTGttatttttcctattaaatttccccttttttttaccGGTAAAAGAAAACCTTGGAAAGGAATTTTATTGTTTGGTGTAAGCTgtattaaatagatatttaaaatattctgcgtCCTCTAGTATGCAGAAATACTGTTTTGCACTGTATAATACATATTTCTCTTTTAGCCTGCTGGAACAGGAAAATCTTTCCTGGCAAAAGCAGTTGCCACTGAAGCAAATAATTCCACCTTTTTTTCTGTCTCACCTTCAAGTCTACTTTCTAAATGGAGCGGTGAAAgtgaaaagtaattatttttatgataatttatttaaaattattccccatattctaatttttacaaaaatgtcaaTCTTTGACAACTGTAACTAGTAAAACTAAAGttgtatcttaaaaatatgtttaactgtattttgttatatattgtTATGGTGCGTgtgattttaattaagatttcaaatttcaaaaattaaaccataaaaattaaaatctaaaaataactttaaattttcgcatatttttgagtttaacactagattgcctaaggaagtcattttgactgcttttaattttaattagaaaaacaatgatgtatataatgacacaatttcttagaattttgtgactttttgtacaacatataattttttttattgttaatatttactaataacttgttatgtaactgtagataatattaaaaaaaaatgttaaaaattaattttaaacaaatttatttacgcattcaAAATCccgtcattttgactgcttctgggcaatataggtatatactaattttccgtCCTTCTAGTGTTAAACAATGCGATGGTGGagtaactttttatat from Parasteatoda tepidariorum isolate YZ-2023 unplaced genomic scaffold, CAS_Ptep_4.0 HiC_scaffold_2874, whole genome shotgun sequence carries:
- the LOC107442822 gene encoding vacuolar protein sorting-associated protein 4-like (The sequence of the model RefSeq protein was modified relative to this genomic sequence to represent the inferred CDS: added 17 bases not found in genome assembly) codes for the protein LSINIFKKFYLFILYFYKNAFKLLGAILVEKPNIKWSDVAGLEGAKEALKEAVIFPIKFPLFFTGKRKPWKGILLFGPAGTGKSFLAKAVATEANNSTFFSVSPSSLLSKWSGESEKLVKNLFDMARQQKPSIIFMDEINSLFSSRSNNESESARGIKTEFLVQMQGFRSK